Within the Eucalyptus grandis isolate ANBG69807.140 chromosome 1, ASM1654582v1, whole genome shotgun sequence genome, the region tgaagcggaagtgTAAATACAATGTTCCACACGTAAGTCATTCTCCTTTATTGCCCtctgtatcactggctcaatgaggcatAGCATTAGGTAAACGCctcttaggtgaggatacaggtgagagtttccagccagtcccccttATTAtaggccaggctcaactcggcccacactagctagtccatattagactaattaaaaaatcttcTATCTCACTTTAAATCAATCATGTTTTACgataaccgtaaaaacagtaaattacaatatcaattaatttagtccacattaagaaaactcttacatatATAACTCTTGCACTTCCCAGATCGTAAATCTCGTTATACAAACCATCTTTCAGGTTCATGAATCCACGACGATGACAAACTTCCAAATTTTACAATCTTCTCATAAAGTTCAAAAATCCTGTAATTTAAAACAGTTAAAAGAGGGAAAATTACATTTCATACGGCACGCGTTTGTACAGTTCGGAGGGTAGCCTAGGCGTGGCCACGGATTGCACAGGCGTCGACATGTACATGACCAGCCCAGGGTTCTCGGACATGTCGATCTCCTCCGGCTTTGTCCCTTGCGGTGGAGTCCAGACGAAATGGTGCAGCAGATGGCCCAGCATGGACGTGACCAGGTTGATCCCGAGCTGTGCGCCAGGGCACACCCGCCTGCCCGCGCCAAACGGGAGCAGCCTGAAGTCGTGGCCCTTCATGTCCACATCTTCCTCGAGGAACCGCTCGGGCCTGAACTCGAGCGGGCTATTCCAGACGGCCGGGTCGCGGGCGATGGCCCACACATTCACGTGGACGCTCGACCCCTTGGGAATGTCGTAGCCGCCGATCTTGACGTGGGAGTTGGACCGGTGGGGGAGCATCAGCGGGGTCGGAGGGTGCAGCCGGAGCGCTTCCTTAGCAATGCACTGGAGGTAAGGGAGGTTCGAGAAGTCGGACTCAGTCACCACACGCTCGAACCCGACGACCCGGTCGAGCTCCTCTTGGGCCTTCTGTTGAACCCTCGGGTTCTTGATCAGCTCGGCCATCGCCCACTCCACTGAAATAACAGTAGTGTCCATGCCTGCTGTGATCATGTCCTGCATATGGTATGGACCATGCAGTTAGTTCCAATGCCAAGGAAATTCCTAGAATCTGCAGTAGATCATTTGGTTTCGGGACTAAACCAGGTGTCCAGAGCCGGTCGTTAAACTTACCCAGAGGAGTCCTATGATGGTATCTTCGCTGAGGTCGTATTTGTCCTTGAGGGTGAGCAGGGCGTCGACGAAATGCTGCTTGGCCCCGCTCTTCTGGCGGGCTACCGTGTGCTCCTCCATGATGGCCCGGGTGAGGCGGTCCCTCCTCGCACTGTGCTTGGCGAACGGCTCCTCCTCCAGCGGGTACATCCAGCGGAGCCACGGGATGTGCTCCGCCATGACGAGCGATGCGCCAAGCTTCACCCCGTTGGACACGATCCCCTTGAACTCGAGGCCCTGCCCTTCTATCACGCCCTCGGCGTTCATGAACCTCTTCCCGAACACCAGCCTCGTTATGTTGTTTAAGGCAACCGCCCCCAGGTACTTCTTCACCAGCACGGTCTTCCTCGAATTATCTGCACCCACATAGCAAATCGTTCTGGTCTTAACACTGCTGATTCGACTCGGAATCATTTACCATATCAAGCATAGTAACTTACTTAAAGCAGAAAAAGCAGCCGAGTTTCCCAAGAAGAACGTGTTCAATGCGCTAATATCGTTCAAGAAGAAGCTAAAAGCAATCCTTATTTCCACCTAAACGATGCCGAAACGATAGGTTGAAACGAGAACAGGACGAACATGGCCCTCGACGTGGCCAAGTCATGAGTTACTACGTATCCACATCATGACTTTGCTAAAGGAGAAGCAAAGAGGGAGTAATCTCAAATCTCGTGAATTGGGTTGAATAGACAGAACAATCTCAACtccccaaagagagagagagagagagagagagaagatgatgataGCTTGAAATATTTCTGGTCCCGATGCCGTcaatcataattgatttttcttctcttagAAACCCACAGCACGGCATCATTAATGGAAGAGAGATAAGCTTTGAGGGTCGACATCCACGAGTTCAATGATTAAGTGGCGAGCTGTGTCTTAAATTCATTCACGGAAAGAGAAGTTGGCAGAAATTGACTTTGCCAAATTGCACTTTGCGTACATGGACCAAGCGTTCGATCTTCCCTATCACCTAATGTAAACAATCTCGTGTTTGGACTACCTAAGATCTAGTAGGGCATTCGTGCACTCCGATTTTGTGCCATTTGCTGGGAAATGGAGAAATCCGAGTGTTTCAAGTTGGTGGTGGCAACCGACTATTTAATAGTCACATTCAATGAAGAAGGGCCCTATATTAAAATATCAGTTCACCCCTTCctctttttgtaaaatttatcGATAACAAATTCGAATTTAATCGTGgctaataaagaaaagaaatttcatttcaaatatattgatgaaatttttttactttaaaaatgatgaaaatttattatttgggTGGAtaatgctttttctcccccgaGTACTTGTTGAGAGGCAACTGTAAAAACTCAAAGCTATGATTTCTGGCACCCATTCCAGGTTGAATTTGTCAGATCTCGCTGACCAAATGACTTGAACCTTTTAAATTGCTACGACTGAAGAAGAGAAGTGGATAAAATGGCAAAACCACCTCGAGATGGAAAGGGTCCCATTATTCAAGACTTGAGCAGGTCTTTAAACTGCTTCACCCTAAACAAGCCATTCCATGGTACCTTTCCCCCACAAGCCATTTACAGGCAAATGAGGGGAAGGAACGCAGGATAAAGGTCCCACTAGGCTCTCCGGCCATAGTATTACTAACGTTGGGATTCCGCCTAGAGGGAGGTCACTGCCTTCTTCTAGCATACTAAGCTGGTAAACCCCCAATAAAAGGTCCCGGGAGGTGGCAGCCTCCTAGGGTGGCTGGCCGACAAAATCATCTTTGGATGGAAATGGTCCCGTTATTCATGTACTAAACTTTTATTGATCATGATCATGACAAACTTCGTTTTTGCATCGGCAAACGTCGACTTTAACAAGGAGGAAAATCTACCCCTTCACGCCACTATTTTTTGGACCGAACGAGTGGCTATTCTATTCGAAAACAGATTTACGACTTAGACTTCAACTTAGGAtacatttgtttgtgtttctattaAAAAGTTGTTctaagaaacagaaatagaaaaaaactatttccaTTCTATGGAATTATTTTTTACGAgaaaaacgcatttggtaaacttgttccgaaaataaaaaaagaatcaaaacacatttagtaaatttatgttcttttttttttgtttcttttaattttttaatattttcattttattttttctttctttcttcttttggccggtcgccggccttagCCATGGTCGATGGCCTTACtcagccatggtgaggctcgcgACCCCAagcaaggccgagctcacccagccaccgATTGCCACAgtggtggctcggcgaggccgagctcgggCCACCGCCGgtgggctgggcgagcttggcctcgcggATTTGGGTGAGCTTAAGCTCGCTCAGCCAAGGTAAGGTTGAGCCTCGTCAGGGGCCAGCGACACTTGGCCGGGGCTAGCGACGCTCTTACGAGGTCGCCgtccctcgacggccggtcgcggGCCATGgttgaggccggcgaccggccaaaaaaaaagaataagaaaaaaataggagaggaaaatttattcttaaaaattgttttataaataaaaaataaatttttttaaataacaaaaataagtttttttttttcttgtttatgttataaacatgttccgagaacaaaaaaacagatttgaaacaaaaacgtaAGCAAATgcgtttttattcttttttgttcgggacaaaaaaacaaaattttgttcataaatagaaagaaaaaacacaaccTTAGAATCCATTATAAGATTCgtatagaaaatcattttgtaGAGCGCGGCGTGATGGGTTTCTTCCGTCGTTTGGACGTGGTTCGTTTGTTTCAATACAGTTCTTCGCATTACTCACGTTCAAGTTCGGTAGATCAGTCTTCTCTTTGATGCAGAACGGAAGAAAAGAAGGCTGCGAAtgctaaaaagaaaaggaggaggagaagttACCGGGGTTGGTGCAATCCTTGAAGATGGACTCGACCATGGCGGTGACCTCGTCCTCCCGGATGGGGCGGAGGGCCTCGAGCCGCTTGGGGTTGAAGAGCTCCAGCGTGCACACCTTCCTGACCTTCACGTAGTGGGGGCCGTAGTCGGCCCATATGAGGTCCAGGCCGTCCTTGCTGAACTTGGCGGTCGCTCGGCTTCGGTGCCGGTCCGCCAACTGCTGGTCGTGCTCCTTGAGCACCTCCTTGGCCAGCTCCGAGCTCGACACGACCACGTTCAGGGAGGAACCGAACCAGACCGATATGATGGGCCCATAGGCCTGGGACCACTCCGCGAAGCACCGGCACCGCACGGGCTTGATGTCATAGAGGTTGCCGACCACCGGCCAGGCCCGCGGCCCCGGCGGGAGCTTGAACCGGAGCCGCTGGTAGAGCTGGtgggcgaggaggaggaggaggacggggATGGAGAGGAGGATCAGTGGGAGAGCCATTGGCGTGGGATCTCTCTCTGGGGTGGAGAGGTGAGAAGAGATGATGGGTGGATCGTAGGAGGGAGGTCGttgataagtcatttttattaattttagaaaatacaacatttttttattattttttcccctttatgaTGATGTGACTAAAATTTAAGTatcataaattaaaaattcatgagcAATTTAatgtgttaaattaaaattcatgggCCATTTACATTCTGGTCCCAGAAATTTAATTCCGGTGGGCTATCTTCTAAAGGTGGGTCCGGTGGGAGAAGGCCGAGCTACTTTTCCTCCCCCACCACACGTGACACTTCCCCTTCCTCCctcaagaaaatattatgtCTCACGTTCCAGCCCGAcaaacaagaaggaaagaatATTAGGTGCGCCCGGCGCTCCACGTCACCGTGTGCCCCGCCCAATCAGGATGCGACACGTGTCGCCACGTGGAGCCGGGtcccactttttcttttagccaaatttttaccgcgtccttctctctcttcattaatgaCTGCGTCCTTTTCTCCTATTTGCACGCAAGCcgtcccttccccttcccctcgcgttctctttcaaaattttttgttctgcatttttCTCCATGAAACCTGCAACctcatgagaaaatattaggacACCCCTAGCTGACAACACATCCAAAGATCTAAGTCCAAGCTAGACCCTATGTGCTATGCAACGTATCAAAAGAACAGGAATCAAACGCTCCACCAATCCATCATTATCCTTATAATGCACATATGATGCCATTACCCCACAAATTCTGACCGTTCTCTTTCTTTAGTTCATCTCACTTTCTTTGATGCGGCTACAGTTTTGTTGCCTTCGCTAAAAAGGGgtcatttaaaagaaaaggaaagagaaatggcttacatttttttttttttttggtaaagaaaatgGCTTACATGTTCATCACTCATCTTTCTGAAACAAAATCTTTTTGTCCAAATTGACTCGCCTTCTTCAGCTGCTGGAAGCACCAGCTTCTCCACATTCAGTGAACAAAATAACCCCTTGATACAAGAGAATAGTGCTTGGAAGTAACCCTGGaaaaaaatatgtataaatAAGTCAAAATACTCCAAAAAAACAGGACCTTAGGGACTAGCAGCCAGAGACTAAAAAGAACAGCGAATTTCTCACTTTTCCCTTATGCTCTCTACTTGAAGCAACCAAAGGAAACTTAGGGTgagtttgtttgtgtttctattcaaaaattgttccaataaacagaaataaaaaaaacaaaactatttttgttccggagaatagtttttgaacaaaataacgcgtttggtaactgtaaaaaatttctgttcctagaatagaaaaagaacagaaacatgtttggtaactacattTAATTTAtgttcctggaatagaaaaagaacataaacacgtttggtaattgtaaaaaaaatttgttccaaatttttcaaaagtgctttttttttatttataaataaaattaaacttggtattgaattctcattctcataaaatgctcatcaatttaattttgttcatggtgagtgaagacaaacattctgaATATGATCATATGGCCATACTTagtagaaaattttgtaagtaaagtttgcaccaaatttttctcaattgcttttttttatttattataaataaagtgtaaacttggtattgaattctcattctcatgaaatgctcatcaatttaattttaaattctatCTCCAATCCAATTGCTCAACTCAAAAAATAACCGCTTTCAATCTATTATATTTTCTCCCCATATTTATTCTACTTTTACAATGATTCACCTAAAATCTTTAgtatacaaaaaggaaaaactttcaaaaatattttcattcctCGTGCAGTGTGAATCTGAACTTAAGCAGCCTCCAGGGAGCAAATTTTGCCTTCATCTAATTAATACCGAGGTTTCGATTTTCCTCGTAGCTAAAAGCACatgatatcaagaaaaatcgagaaaaagatattaaaaagaaaaaaaaaaaaaaaaaaatacaggcgAAGAGGCATAAGAACAAACCCTCCCCCATCGGACTCGGTTTATCAAGGTCAAGCTCGAGCTAACCGAAGGAGAAACAATGAACAATTCAACCACGGCAAGAAAGGCAGCTTTGCCGAAGTCAATTGATGCCACAGCAActcgaaaaaagaagaagtgaagaTTCAGCAATTAGAAACACTCGCAGGATGTAGATGTATAGAGGGCCAATTGAAACAATCACACGGCCTTCCAAAAAGCTCCACACATATCAAAGAGATCTTTCACTCATTGAGCATCAGCAGTCTGATCAGGAAAGCTCTAGCTTAAATTTGTTGCCAACAGATGTTCCCTCTTTAATTATGTGAGATGCAGAGCGATTCAGAAACACAAACACAAGCACAAGGTTCAATTCTTTATAGTATTGGAAAAATGAATTCTTAGAACAATGCCAAATGAAACAACTAAAGATGGGTTACAGTAGCTGCATCTCACATTAGCTTGATATTTAAGATTTTCCCTGTCAACAGCGGAGTGCCTTTTTCATGAGGCACCCTCCTTGCCCAAACCCATAAATCTACGAATGCTAGACCAAAATCTCATGGCATCAGGACGTCGACAACCTAAGAGTCACCAGGCATGTTCTTAATGATATCCGAATCACCTGAAGACGATAGAAACAAGATCGATATAAGTGTTTAGTAGAAGTGCATAACAGTGTTGTTGAACCATTAGCATAAAAAAGTTGACTCTAGAATAGCAGAAGCCATCTTCATACCTGGGTCAATGATGCTAAGGCAGCATACCCGGAAATATTTTCCACAAGCTATGCCCAAGTCTACATTGTCTGGCACATAAAAATGGagacaaattcaattttgaatcctTTCATGGTTTAAGGAAAAAGGAGTTCGAGTGACAATCGggaaaagaacgcttcaagtgccataactttggctaaatggacacttaagtgccataatttacgaaacgtacacttaagtgccaaattcgaaaaaaaaaacggattacttgagtgccactctGGCCAAAGTCCgaccaaaacgccaacgtggcgttttccGGCGGacgcgcccaaaacgacgccgttttgcacggcgacgtggccaaaacggcgtcgttttgggcgacgtggtaaaaaagaaaattaaaaaattaattaaattaattttaaaattaaatttagttaaaatatttaaaaataataattttaaaattaaatttattttatatattttaaaaaataataatttaaaaaacttttaaaaaaaaatttaaaaaaaaaaaaaagggaatggggaGGCGGGCCGAGGGATCGGCCCtcccgccgccgtcgccgcccgccaccgtcgggaagggccggcgacggcggggggagggtcggcggccctcgcccggccgggccaagggccgccgctcGCCGGGGTCgccccggcgggcggcggccttggcccggccgggcgagggccgcgcgcCCCCAGATCCAGTGGGGTGAGGgctcgcgaccctcgcccggatccagcggtgagggctcgtgagccctcgccgtcgggtcgccggcccggctagggcccggcgaccccggccgaccctcccccgccgtcgccggctcttctcggcggtggtggcggctaGGGCGATCCTCGGCCCGCCTCCCcgttccccttttttttttttttttaattttttttaaagtttttttaaatttttaaatgattatttttaaaatattttaactaaatttaaatttaaatttaatttaattaattttttttttatttattttttccacgTCAAccgaaacgacgccgttttggccatgcttcgccggaaaaacgccacgttggcgttttggccggattggcactcaagtgatcacttttactccgattttagcacttaagtgtacttttcgtaagttatggcacttaagtgtccttttggccaaagttatggcacttgaggggtccgcgAGTCAGTGACAATCATATGAGCAACAGTCAATCCATGAAGCAATCAAAATTCCTAGATCAACATGCTCCATCAACCAAGAAAACTATCTTTTTACCTTAACCCACTTTATCTAAGTTTGTTTGACGAAAAACAAGCTTATGCAAATTCATTATCTCGAAATCCTAATGATAATTGACAGCATTAGGTTGACTGGGTTTTTCTGAGACTTTCCACCTACACTTGGTAGGAGAGGGTCGCTATGTATAGTCATATAGAAACACATAGTTTTGCCCCAGCCTAATTAAGTTGCCAAAATCCATTAAGAGGGAAAAGGCTCGAGTGATGATATGGATTCGACTCAAAGTACAGGCGGAATCGATTGATAATTGATGATCAAGTGGAAATATATGCATAGAAACTATGAAAAAATCGGCTTTGCTCGCTCGAGTGAGCAGAATGCTGCTGCTCGcgacgctcgctcgagcgagcagccGTCACCCAGATCTGCCGCAGATCTGGGTGAGCAATGCTTGCTCGGGGCTCGAGCACgagggctcgctcgagcgagcgtctcgcagatctgggcaagcgcTGGCTCGAGTGAGCTGTCGCGCTCGAGCCTCGAGCAGCCGTTGCCCAGATCTACGAGGGGTGGCTCTCGCCGAAGCCCTCGTCAAACAGTGAAGGAGGAGCAGCAGTTGGTGAGCGCAGAAACTTACCTCGAATCAGAAACTTcagctggtgaaggagcagcaGTTGTCGGCGCCGGAGAGTCTGCCGAGTGGGGAGGCGCCGGAGAGAATGACCAGTTGGGAGGCGTCGGATCGCTCGACGGTGGAAAACCTGTGAGAGACGCCGGAAAAGGGAGAAACTCGCGCAGGGCACGAAAGCGAGAAACacaaaagaaacaagttttttttttttcgtttttgttattttcggcccttcaaaaagtgtttctagaacaaaaaaaataatttgtttcttttttgttccaattttgttccgggaacaaaaaaacagtttttgaacaaaaatgcaaacaaacacgtttctgttcttttttttttcccgggaacaaaaaaaacaaagattttgtaaacaaaaaaaaaagaacataaacatgcATGCCCTTCGCAACCTCCCTCCCAAAAATCCTAAGAAGACCAGCTGACACAACAACAGACCTGCACATGAGCCCAACCTTTTCCATGAGGAATTACTCACAATATCATGGTAGGGAAACAATTACATGTAAGACTGCATGAAAAGAAGAACTTTAACACACTAACATACTTCACTGCTGAAACTACGCAATAaattcctcttttgtttttgggtttCTCTTTTAAGAGCACCAAGAACCATTCAAGGTATAGTCAAAGATAACCCTTTGATGTTCTTCAGATTCTTGATTGCAACAAATGGTATTTCCCATCACTTAGGGGGGAAACAAAAGCaacccaaatttttttaccGATTCCAAAGGGCAGTAATCACCAATGCAGATCCCTACAACCTATCCAAAAGCCAATTCGGAGCAgatgaaatagaaaatgaatagtTTAAAGGGCTAACCGAGCCACTAAAACTAAATAGACATGAGCAATTGTAGCAATTAGCTAACTCTCATTCCACCTCAACAGCAGTTAAGACAAGCCCAAGCCTGGCCAATCCCAAAACTACAGTAGCAAACGCACGTACAGCGACTCGTTCCTCCATTCCCTCCACCTCAAATTTCAAGCCACCAATACGAATCACCAACCCCACTCGTTCACCCGAAATCTGAAAGGCTCGAGACTTGAGAAAGCACAAACAAACAGGAGATCCCAAAACGAGAAACGAAAGATCCAAACATGATGTGCCGGGAGAAAAAATCCCAAAGACATCCGAGCTTACCATCGCAAAACTCGACAATTTGCACAAAAACTATGAAAGGAAGAGGGATGAAGGAGAGACTTGCAGAAGAAAGGGGCTCTGTCCCTCAATCAGTCGCCATCGACATCGCAGTCATCATCCCTgccaccgtcgccgtcgtcATCGCCATCACCATCGCAGTCACCTTCACTGTTGCACCTCCAAGCCGACCAAGACGAGACACAAGAGGAGAGGACTTAGAGCCAGAGGAGATGGGAGTCGGGAGAGAATAAAACcgaatttttaatggtttgattttatcggtttgtgatttggttcggttcgattaaccgataaaaaccgaaccaataaaaaaatattgatttttaatgagaaccaaaccgaaccgaaaaaaaccaaattttttggttcggttcgattcaGTTTGGTTCCTAACACCCCTACCTCCAACATGCCAAatctcttttttattcttgggatAAGTGTaatagaaatcctaaaatttgtcatgaaaatgcaattgaattataaaacttgtaaaaagtgcaatcaagtcctaaaacttgtcaaattgtttgaatcgagtcataaagttaacaccgtcagtttttttaacggaaaatactAACGTGGCGCTgatgtgaaattttaaataatttttcattttccacatgggtttttaaattatttttattcaattattttaaaaaattagatttaaaaactaaaaagaaaatctaaaatttattttaaaaattgttttaaaaaaaaggcaGCTCCTCCCTTGTCGTCGTCGCTgcatcgccggcccctccggcgatgggcgttggctgcctttttttttttttttttgaactgttttgttttttaaataaattttaacttttcttttctaatttttaaatctaatttatataaaaaaaattaaaaaagccacatggaaaataaaaattaattttaaatgtaacGTCAACAGTTTCGTTAAAAAAGTTGATagtgttaactttaggattcGATTGgaataatttgataagttttag harbors:
- the LOC104443731 gene encoding cytochrome P450 98A2; protein product: MALPLILLSIPVLLLLLAHQLYQRLRFKLPPGPRAWPVVGNLYDIKPVRCRCFAEWSQAYGPIISVWFGSSLNVVVSSSELAKEVLKEHDQQLADRHRSRATAKFSKDGLDLIWADYGPHYVKVRKVCTLELFNPKRLEALRPIREDEVTAMVESIFKDCTNPDNSRKTVLVKKYLGAVALNNITRLVFGKRFMNAEGVIEGQGLEFKGIVSNGVKLGASLVMAEHIPWLRWMYPLEEEPFAKHSARRDRLTRAIMEEHTVARQKSGAKQHFVDALLTLKDKYDLSEDTIIGLLWDMITAGMDTTVISVEWAMAELIKNPRVQQKAQEELDRVVGFERVVTESDFSNLPYLQCIAKEALRLHPPTPLMLPHRSNSHVKIGGYDIPKGSSVHVNVWAIARDPAVWNSPLEFRPERFLEEDVDMKGHDFRLLPFGAGRRVCPGAQLGINLVTSMLGHLLHHFVWTPPQGTKPEEIDMSENPGLVMYMSTPVQSVATPRLPSELYKRVPYEM